In Panthera uncia isolate 11264 chromosome B4, Puncia_PCG_1.0, whole genome shotgun sequence, one genomic interval encodes:
- the DNAL4 gene encoding dynein axonemal light chain 4, translating into MGETEGKKDEADYKRLQTFPLVRHSDMPEEMRVETMELCVTACEKFSNNNESAAKMIKETMDKKFGSSWHVVIGEGFGFEITHEVKNLLYLYFGGTLAVCVWKCS; encoded by the exons ATGggagaaacagaagggaagaaagatgagGCTGATTATAAGCGGCTGCAGACCTTCCCTCTGGTCAGG CATTCGGACATGCCAGAGGAGATGCGAGTAGAGACCATGGAGCTGTGTGTCACGGCCTGTGAGAAATTCTCCAACAACAATGAG AGCGCCGCCAAGATGATCAAAGAGACGATGGACAAGAAGTTCGGCTCCTCCTGGCACGTGGTCATCGGCGAGGGCTTTGGGTTTGAGATCACACACGAGGTGAAGAACCTCCTGTACCTGTACTTCGGGGGGACCCTGGCTGTGTGTGTCTGGAAGTGCTCCTGA
- the SUN2 gene encoding SUN domain-containing protein 2 isoform X3 gives MSRRSQRLTRYSQGDDDGGSSSGGSSVMGSQSTLFKDSPLRTLKRKSANMKRLSPAPQLGPSSDTHTSYYSESVVRESYFGSPRAASLARSSILDDQLHSDPYWGEDLRVRRRRGTGGTESSKLNGLSENKGSEDFLGSSSGYSSEDDYAGYSETDHRGSGSRLRNAASWAASFFWMVVTSPGRLFGLLYWWVGTTWYRLTTAASLLDVFVLTRRFSSVKTFLWFLLLLLLLTGLTYGAWYFYPYGLQTFHPAMVSWWAAKGGSRQHDVWESRDFQQAEQRILSRVHSLERRLEALAAEFSSNWQKEAVRLERLELRQGAAGGGGHVGLSHEDTLALLEGLVSRREAALKEDFRRDTAARIQEELVTLRAEHQQDSEDLFKKIVQASQESEARLQELKSEWQRMTQESFRENSMKELGRLEGQLAGLRQELAALSLKQSSVADQVGLLPQQLQAVRDDVESRFPAWISQFLLRGGGTRNGLLQQEDMQVQLRELEGRILAHVAEMRGESAREAAASLGLTLQREGVIGVTEEVQRIVNQALKRYSEDRIGMVDYALESGGASVISTRCSETYETKTALLSLFGIPLWYHSQSPRVILQPDVHPGNCWAFQGPQGFAVVRLSARIRPTAVTLEHVPKSLSPNSTISSAPKDFAIFGFDEDAQQEGTLLGQFTYDQDGEPIQTFYFQDTKMATYQVVELRILTNWGHPEYTCIYRFRVHGEPTH, from the exons ATGTCTCGCCGAAGCCAGCGCCTCACGCGCTACTCCCAGGGCGATGATGATGGCGGCAGCAGCAGTGGAGGGAGTTCGGTGATGGGGAGCCAGAGCACCCTGTTTAAAGACAGCCCTCTCAG GACCTTGAAGAGGAAGTCCGCCAACATGAAGCGCCTCTCCCCAGCGCCGCAGCTGGGCCCCTCCTCCGACACGCACACGTCCTACTACAGCGAGTCGGTGGTCAGGGAGTCCTACTTTGGCAGCCCCCGGGCCGCCTCCCTTGCCAGGAGCTCCATCCTCGACGACCAGCTGCATAGCGACCCCTACTGGG GTGAGGATCTGcgggtgaggaggaggagaggcacGGGCGGCACCGAAAGCAGCAAACTCAACGGGCTCTCTGAGAACAAGGGCTCCGAGGACTTCCTGGGGTCCTCCTCAGGTTACTCTTCAGAGGATGACTATGCAG GATACTCGGAGACTGACCACCGTGGTTCGGGTTCACGGTTAAGGAACGCAGCCTCTTGGGCAGCCTCTTTTTTCTGGATGGTGGTCACTTCTCCAG GCCGGCTGTTTGGACTCCTCTACTGGTGGGTTGGCACCACCTGGTATCGCCTGACAACAGCTGCCTCCCTCCTCGATGTCTTCGTTTTAACCAG GCGCTTCTCATCCGTGAAGACATTCCTGTGGttcctcttgctgctgctgcttctgacCGGCCTGACCTATG GTGCCTGGTATTTCTACCCCTATGGGCTGCAGACCTTCCACCCTGCGATGGTTTCCTGGTGGGCGGCGAAGGGCGGCAGCAGGCAGCATGACGTGTGGGAGTCCAGAGACTTCCAG cAGGCTGAGCAGCGCATCTTGTCCCGGGTACACTCTCTGGAGCGGCGCCTAGAAGCTCTCGCTGCCGAATTTTCCTCCAACTGGCAGAAGGAGGCTGTGCGGCTGGAGCGTCTGGAGCTGCGGCAAGGGGCCGCTGGTGGGGGAGGCCACGTAGGCCTGAGCCACGAGGACACCCTGGCGCTTCTAGAAGGGCTGGTGAGCCGCCGCGAGGCTGCCCTGAAGGAGGACTTCCGTAGGGACACCGCCGCTCGGATCCAG GAAGAGCTGGTCACCCTGAGAGCAGAACATCAACAAGACTCGGAAGACCTCTTCAAGAAAATCGTCCAGGCCTCCCAG GAGTCTGAGGCTCGACTCCAGGAGCTGAAGTCCGAGTGGCAAAG GATGACCCAAGAGTCCTTCCGAGAGAACTCCATGAAGGAGCTGGGGCGACTGGAGGGCCAGCTGGCAGGCTTGCGGCAGGAGCTGGCGGCCCTGAGCCTGAAGCAGAGCTCGGTGGCAGACCAAGTGGGCCTCTTGCCCCAGCAGCTGCAGGCGGTGAGGGATGAC GTGGAGTCCCGGTTCCCTGCCTGGATCAGTCAGTTCCTTCTGCGCGGCGGGGGGACCCGCAACGGGCTCCTTCAGCAGGAAGACATGCAAGTTCAGCTGCGGGAGCTGGAGGGCAGGATCCTCGCCCACGTGGCCGAGATGCGGGGCGAGTCGGCGAGGGAGGCCGCCGCCAGCCTGGGGCTGACGCTGCAGAGGGAAGGCGTGATCGGGGTGACAGAGGAG GTGCAGCGCATTGTAAACCAGGCCCTGAAGCGCTACAGTGAGGACCGCATCGGGATGGTGGACTACGCCCTGGAatcaggag GGGCTAGTGTTATCAGCACCCGGTGTTCTGAGACCTATGAGACCAAGACGGCCCTCCTCAGTCTCTTCGGCATCCCCCTGTGGTACCATTCCCAGTCGCCCCGAGTCATTCTCCAG ccagATGTGCACCCGGGCAACTGCTGGGCCTTCCAGGGGCCCCAGGGCTTTGCTGTGGTTCGCCTTTCTGCCCGCATCCGCCCCACTGCTGTCACCTTAGAGCACGTCCCCAAGTCCTTGTCCCCCAACAGCACCATCTCCAGTGCCCCCAAGGACTTTGCCATCTTT GGATTTGATGAAGATGCGCAGCAAGAGGGGACACTTCTTGGCCAGTTCACCTACGACCAGGATGGGGAGCCCATTCAGACCTTTTACTTTCAG GACACTAAAATGGCCACATACCAGGTGGTGGAGCTTCGGATCTTGACTAACTGGGGCCACCCCGAGTACACCTGCATCTACCGCTTCCGGGTGCATGGGGAACCCACCCACTAG
- the SUN2 gene encoding SUN domain-containing protein 2 isoform X2: MSRRSQRLTRYSQGDDDGGSSSGGSSVMGSQSTLFKDSPLRTLKRKSANMKRLSPAPQLGPSSDTHTSYYSESVVRESYFGSPRAASLARSSILDDQLHSDPYWGEDLRVRRRRGTGGTESSKLNGLSENKGSEDFLGSSSGYSSEDDYAGYSETDHRGSGSRLRNAASWAASFFWMVVTSPGRLFGLLYWWVGTTWYRLTTAASLLDVFVLTRRFSSVKTFLWFLLLLLLLTGLTYGAWYFYPYGLQTFHPAMVSWWAAKGGSRQHDVWESRDFQAEQRILSRVHSLERRLEALAAEFSSNWQKEAVRLERLELRQGAAGGGGHVGLSHEDTLALLEGLVSRREAALKEDFRRDTAARIQEELVTLRAEHQQDSEDLFKKIVQASQESEARLQELKSEWQRMTQESFRENSMKELGRLEGQLAGLRQELAALSLKQSSVADQVGLLPQQLQAVRDDVESRFPAWISQFLLRGGGTRNGLLQQEDMQVQLRELEGRILAHVAEMRGESAREAAASLGLTLQREGVIGVTEEQVQRIVNQALKRYSEDRIGMVDYALESGGASVISTRCSETYETKTALLSLFGIPLWYHSQSPRVILQPDVHPGNCWAFQGPQGFAVVRLSARIRPTAVTLEHVPKSLSPNSTISSAPKDFAIFGFDEDAQQEGTLLGQFTYDQDGEPIQTFYFQDTKMATYQVVELRILTNWGHPEYTCIYRFRVHGEPTH, from the exons ATGTCTCGCCGAAGCCAGCGCCTCACGCGCTACTCCCAGGGCGATGATGATGGCGGCAGCAGCAGTGGAGGGAGTTCGGTGATGGGGAGCCAGAGCACCCTGTTTAAAGACAGCCCTCTCAG GACCTTGAAGAGGAAGTCCGCCAACATGAAGCGCCTCTCCCCAGCGCCGCAGCTGGGCCCCTCCTCCGACACGCACACGTCCTACTACAGCGAGTCGGTGGTCAGGGAGTCCTACTTTGGCAGCCCCCGGGCCGCCTCCCTTGCCAGGAGCTCCATCCTCGACGACCAGCTGCATAGCGACCCCTACTGGG GTGAGGATCTGcgggtgaggaggaggagaggcacGGGCGGCACCGAAAGCAGCAAACTCAACGGGCTCTCTGAGAACAAGGGCTCCGAGGACTTCCTGGGGTCCTCCTCAGGTTACTCTTCAGAGGATGACTATGCAG GATACTCGGAGACTGACCACCGTGGTTCGGGTTCACGGTTAAGGAACGCAGCCTCTTGGGCAGCCTCTTTTTTCTGGATGGTGGTCACTTCTCCAG GCCGGCTGTTTGGACTCCTCTACTGGTGGGTTGGCACCACCTGGTATCGCCTGACAACAGCTGCCTCCCTCCTCGATGTCTTCGTTTTAACCAG GCGCTTCTCATCCGTGAAGACATTCCTGTGGttcctcttgctgctgctgcttctgacCGGCCTGACCTATG GTGCCTGGTATTTCTACCCCTATGGGCTGCAGACCTTCCACCCTGCGATGGTTTCCTGGTGGGCGGCGAAGGGCGGCAGCAGGCAGCATGACGTGTGGGAGTCCAGAGACTTCCAG GCTGAGCAGCGCATCTTGTCCCGGGTACACTCTCTGGAGCGGCGCCTAGAAGCTCTCGCTGCCGAATTTTCCTCCAACTGGCAGAAGGAGGCTGTGCGGCTGGAGCGTCTGGAGCTGCGGCAAGGGGCCGCTGGTGGGGGAGGCCACGTAGGCCTGAGCCACGAGGACACCCTGGCGCTTCTAGAAGGGCTGGTGAGCCGCCGCGAGGCTGCCCTGAAGGAGGACTTCCGTAGGGACACCGCCGCTCGGATCCAG GAAGAGCTGGTCACCCTGAGAGCAGAACATCAACAAGACTCGGAAGACCTCTTCAAGAAAATCGTCCAGGCCTCCCAG GAGTCTGAGGCTCGACTCCAGGAGCTGAAGTCCGAGTGGCAAAG GATGACCCAAGAGTCCTTCCGAGAGAACTCCATGAAGGAGCTGGGGCGACTGGAGGGCCAGCTGGCAGGCTTGCGGCAGGAGCTGGCGGCCCTGAGCCTGAAGCAGAGCTCGGTGGCAGACCAAGTGGGCCTCTTGCCCCAGCAGCTGCAGGCGGTGAGGGATGAC GTGGAGTCCCGGTTCCCTGCCTGGATCAGTCAGTTCCTTCTGCGCGGCGGGGGGACCCGCAACGGGCTCCTTCAGCAGGAAGACATGCAAGTTCAGCTGCGGGAGCTGGAGGGCAGGATCCTCGCCCACGTGGCCGAGATGCGGGGCGAGTCGGCGAGGGAGGCCGCCGCCAGCCTGGGGCTGACGCTGCAGAGGGAAGGCGTGATCGGGGTGACAGAGGAG CAGGTGCAGCGCATTGTAAACCAGGCCCTGAAGCGCTACAGTGAGGACCGCATCGGGATGGTGGACTACGCCCTGGAatcaggag GGGCTAGTGTTATCAGCACCCGGTGTTCTGAGACCTATGAGACCAAGACGGCCCTCCTCAGTCTCTTCGGCATCCCCCTGTGGTACCATTCCCAGTCGCCCCGAGTCATTCTCCAG ccagATGTGCACCCGGGCAACTGCTGGGCCTTCCAGGGGCCCCAGGGCTTTGCTGTGGTTCGCCTTTCTGCCCGCATCCGCCCCACTGCTGTCACCTTAGAGCACGTCCCCAAGTCCTTGTCCCCCAACAGCACCATCTCCAGTGCCCCCAAGGACTTTGCCATCTTT GGATTTGATGAAGATGCGCAGCAAGAGGGGACACTTCTTGGCCAGTTCACCTACGACCAGGATGGGGAGCCCATTCAGACCTTTTACTTTCAG GACACTAAAATGGCCACATACCAGGTGGTGGAGCTTCGGATCTTGACTAACTGGGGCCACCCCGAGTACACCTGCATCTACCGCTTCCGGGTGCATGGGGAACCCACCCACTAG
- the SUN2 gene encoding SUN domain-containing protein 2 isoform X4: MSRRSQRLTRYSQGDDDGGSSSGGSSVMGSQSTLFKDSPLRTLKRKSANMKRLSPAPQLGPSSDTHTSYYSESVVRESYFGSPRAASLARSSILDDQLHSDPYWGEDLRVRRRRGTGGTESSKLNGLSENKGSEDFLGSSSGYSSEDDYAGYSETDHRGSGSRLRNAASWAASFFWMVVTSPGRLFGLLYWWVGTTWYRLTTAASLLDVFVLTRRFSSVKTFLWFLLLLLLLTGLTYGAWYFYPYGLQTFHPAMVSWWAAKGGSRQHDVWESRDFQAEQRILSRVHSLERRLEALAAEFSSNWQKEAVRLERLELRQGAAGGGGHVGLSHEDTLALLEGLVSRREAALKEDFRRDTAARIQEELVTLRAEHQQDSEDLFKKIVQASQESEARLQELKSEWQRMTQESFRENSMKELGRLEGQLAGLRQELAALSLKQSSVADQVGLLPQQLQAVRDDVESRFPAWISQFLLRGGGTRNGLLQQEDMQVQLRELEGRILAHVAEMRGESAREAAASLGLTLQREGVIGVTEEVQRIVNQALKRYSEDRIGMVDYALESGGASVISTRCSETYETKTALLSLFGIPLWYHSQSPRVILQPDVHPGNCWAFQGPQGFAVVRLSARIRPTAVTLEHVPKSLSPNSTISSAPKDFAIFGFDEDAQQEGTLLGQFTYDQDGEPIQTFYFQDTKMATYQVVELRILTNWGHPEYTCIYRFRVHGEPTH; encoded by the exons ATGTCTCGCCGAAGCCAGCGCCTCACGCGCTACTCCCAGGGCGATGATGATGGCGGCAGCAGCAGTGGAGGGAGTTCGGTGATGGGGAGCCAGAGCACCCTGTTTAAAGACAGCCCTCTCAG GACCTTGAAGAGGAAGTCCGCCAACATGAAGCGCCTCTCCCCAGCGCCGCAGCTGGGCCCCTCCTCCGACACGCACACGTCCTACTACAGCGAGTCGGTGGTCAGGGAGTCCTACTTTGGCAGCCCCCGGGCCGCCTCCCTTGCCAGGAGCTCCATCCTCGACGACCAGCTGCATAGCGACCCCTACTGGG GTGAGGATCTGcgggtgaggaggaggagaggcacGGGCGGCACCGAAAGCAGCAAACTCAACGGGCTCTCTGAGAACAAGGGCTCCGAGGACTTCCTGGGGTCCTCCTCAGGTTACTCTTCAGAGGATGACTATGCAG GATACTCGGAGACTGACCACCGTGGTTCGGGTTCACGGTTAAGGAACGCAGCCTCTTGGGCAGCCTCTTTTTTCTGGATGGTGGTCACTTCTCCAG GCCGGCTGTTTGGACTCCTCTACTGGTGGGTTGGCACCACCTGGTATCGCCTGACAACAGCTGCCTCCCTCCTCGATGTCTTCGTTTTAACCAG GCGCTTCTCATCCGTGAAGACATTCCTGTGGttcctcttgctgctgctgcttctgacCGGCCTGACCTATG GTGCCTGGTATTTCTACCCCTATGGGCTGCAGACCTTCCACCCTGCGATGGTTTCCTGGTGGGCGGCGAAGGGCGGCAGCAGGCAGCATGACGTGTGGGAGTCCAGAGACTTCCAG GCTGAGCAGCGCATCTTGTCCCGGGTACACTCTCTGGAGCGGCGCCTAGAAGCTCTCGCTGCCGAATTTTCCTCCAACTGGCAGAAGGAGGCTGTGCGGCTGGAGCGTCTGGAGCTGCGGCAAGGGGCCGCTGGTGGGGGAGGCCACGTAGGCCTGAGCCACGAGGACACCCTGGCGCTTCTAGAAGGGCTGGTGAGCCGCCGCGAGGCTGCCCTGAAGGAGGACTTCCGTAGGGACACCGCCGCTCGGATCCAG GAAGAGCTGGTCACCCTGAGAGCAGAACATCAACAAGACTCGGAAGACCTCTTCAAGAAAATCGTCCAGGCCTCCCAG GAGTCTGAGGCTCGACTCCAGGAGCTGAAGTCCGAGTGGCAAAG GATGACCCAAGAGTCCTTCCGAGAGAACTCCATGAAGGAGCTGGGGCGACTGGAGGGCCAGCTGGCAGGCTTGCGGCAGGAGCTGGCGGCCCTGAGCCTGAAGCAGAGCTCGGTGGCAGACCAAGTGGGCCTCTTGCCCCAGCAGCTGCAGGCGGTGAGGGATGAC GTGGAGTCCCGGTTCCCTGCCTGGATCAGTCAGTTCCTTCTGCGCGGCGGGGGGACCCGCAACGGGCTCCTTCAGCAGGAAGACATGCAAGTTCAGCTGCGGGAGCTGGAGGGCAGGATCCTCGCCCACGTGGCCGAGATGCGGGGCGAGTCGGCGAGGGAGGCCGCCGCCAGCCTGGGGCTGACGCTGCAGAGGGAAGGCGTGATCGGGGTGACAGAGGAG GTGCAGCGCATTGTAAACCAGGCCCTGAAGCGCTACAGTGAGGACCGCATCGGGATGGTGGACTACGCCCTGGAatcaggag GGGCTAGTGTTATCAGCACCCGGTGTTCTGAGACCTATGAGACCAAGACGGCCCTCCTCAGTCTCTTCGGCATCCCCCTGTGGTACCATTCCCAGTCGCCCCGAGTCATTCTCCAG ccagATGTGCACCCGGGCAACTGCTGGGCCTTCCAGGGGCCCCAGGGCTTTGCTGTGGTTCGCCTTTCTGCCCGCATCCGCCCCACTGCTGTCACCTTAGAGCACGTCCCCAAGTCCTTGTCCCCCAACAGCACCATCTCCAGTGCCCCCAAGGACTTTGCCATCTTT GGATTTGATGAAGATGCGCAGCAAGAGGGGACACTTCTTGGCCAGTTCACCTACGACCAGGATGGGGAGCCCATTCAGACCTTTTACTTTCAG GACACTAAAATGGCCACATACCAGGTGGTGGAGCTTCGGATCTTGACTAACTGGGGCCACCCCGAGTACACCTGCATCTACCGCTTCCGGGTGCATGGGGAACCCACCCACTAG
- the SUN2 gene encoding SUN domain-containing protein 2 isoform X1 encodes MSRRSQRLTRYSQGDDDGGSSSGGSSVMGSQSTLFKDSPLRTLKRKSANMKRLSPAPQLGPSSDTHTSYYSESVVRESYFGSPRAASLARSSILDDQLHSDPYWGEDLRVRRRRGTGGTESSKLNGLSENKGSEDFLGSSSGYSSEDDYAGYSETDHRGSGSRLRNAASWAASFFWMVVTSPGRLFGLLYWWVGTTWYRLTTAASLLDVFVLTRRFSSVKTFLWFLLLLLLLTGLTYGAWYFYPYGLQTFHPAMVSWWAAKGGSRQHDVWESRDFQQAEQRILSRVHSLERRLEALAAEFSSNWQKEAVRLERLELRQGAAGGGGHVGLSHEDTLALLEGLVSRREAALKEDFRRDTAARIQEELVTLRAEHQQDSEDLFKKIVQASQESEARLQELKSEWQRMTQESFRENSMKELGRLEGQLAGLRQELAALSLKQSSVADQVGLLPQQLQAVRDDVESRFPAWISQFLLRGGGTRNGLLQQEDMQVQLRELEGRILAHVAEMRGESAREAAASLGLTLQREGVIGVTEEQVQRIVNQALKRYSEDRIGMVDYALESGGASVISTRCSETYETKTALLSLFGIPLWYHSQSPRVILQPDVHPGNCWAFQGPQGFAVVRLSARIRPTAVTLEHVPKSLSPNSTISSAPKDFAIFGFDEDAQQEGTLLGQFTYDQDGEPIQTFYFQDTKMATYQVVELRILTNWGHPEYTCIYRFRVHGEPTH; translated from the exons ATGTCTCGCCGAAGCCAGCGCCTCACGCGCTACTCCCAGGGCGATGATGATGGCGGCAGCAGCAGTGGAGGGAGTTCGGTGATGGGGAGCCAGAGCACCCTGTTTAAAGACAGCCCTCTCAG GACCTTGAAGAGGAAGTCCGCCAACATGAAGCGCCTCTCCCCAGCGCCGCAGCTGGGCCCCTCCTCCGACACGCACACGTCCTACTACAGCGAGTCGGTGGTCAGGGAGTCCTACTTTGGCAGCCCCCGGGCCGCCTCCCTTGCCAGGAGCTCCATCCTCGACGACCAGCTGCATAGCGACCCCTACTGGG GTGAGGATCTGcgggtgaggaggaggagaggcacGGGCGGCACCGAAAGCAGCAAACTCAACGGGCTCTCTGAGAACAAGGGCTCCGAGGACTTCCTGGGGTCCTCCTCAGGTTACTCTTCAGAGGATGACTATGCAG GATACTCGGAGACTGACCACCGTGGTTCGGGTTCACGGTTAAGGAACGCAGCCTCTTGGGCAGCCTCTTTTTTCTGGATGGTGGTCACTTCTCCAG GCCGGCTGTTTGGACTCCTCTACTGGTGGGTTGGCACCACCTGGTATCGCCTGACAACAGCTGCCTCCCTCCTCGATGTCTTCGTTTTAACCAG GCGCTTCTCATCCGTGAAGACATTCCTGTGGttcctcttgctgctgctgcttctgacCGGCCTGACCTATG GTGCCTGGTATTTCTACCCCTATGGGCTGCAGACCTTCCACCCTGCGATGGTTTCCTGGTGGGCGGCGAAGGGCGGCAGCAGGCAGCATGACGTGTGGGAGTCCAGAGACTTCCAG cAGGCTGAGCAGCGCATCTTGTCCCGGGTACACTCTCTGGAGCGGCGCCTAGAAGCTCTCGCTGCCGAATTTTCCTCCAACTGGCAGAAGGAGGCTGTGCGGCTGGAGCGTCTGGAGCTGCGGCAAGGGGCCGCTGGTGGGGGAGGCCACGTAGGCCTGAGCCACGAGGACACCCTGGCGCTTCTAGAAGGGCTGGTGAGCCGCCGCGAGGCTGCCCTGAAGGAGGACTTCCGTAGGGACACCGCCGCTCGGATCCAG GAAGAGCTGGTCACCCTGAGAGCAGAACATCAACAAGACTCGGAAGACCTCTTCAAGAAAATCGTCCAGGCCTCCCAG GAGTCTGAGGCTCGACTCCAGGAGCTGAAGTCCGAGTGGCAAAG GATGACCCAAGAGTCCTTCCGAGAGAACTCCATGAAGGAGCTGGGGCGACTGGAGGGCCAGCTGGCAGGCTTGCGGCAGGAGCTGGCGGCCCTGAGCCTGAAGCAGAGCTCGGTGGCAGACCAAGTGGGCCTCTTGCCCCAGCAGCTGCAGGCGGTGAGGGATGAC GTGGAGTCCCGGTTCCCTGCCTGGATCAGTCAGTTCCTTCTGCGCGGCGGGGGGACCCGCAACGGGCTCCTTCAGCAGGAAGACATGCAAGTTCAGCTGCGGGAGCTGGAGGGCAGGATCCTCGCCCACGTGGCCGAGATGCGGGGCGAGTCGGCGAGGGAGGCCGCCGCCAGCCTGGGGCTGACGCTGCAGAGGGAAGGCGTGATCGGGGTGACAGAGGAG CAGGTGCAGCGCATTGTAAACCAGGCCCTGAAGCGCTACAGTGAGGACCGCATCGGGATGGTGGACTACGCCCTGGAatcaggag GGGCTAGTGTTATCAGCACCCGGTGTTCTGAGACCTATGAGACCAAGACGGCCCTCCTCAGTCTCTTCGGCATCCCCCTGTGGTACCATTCCCAGTCGCCCCGAGTCATTCTCCAG ccagATGTGCACCCGGGCAACTGCTGGGCCTTCCAGGGGCCCCAGGGCTTTGCTGTGGTTCGCCTTTCTGCCCGCATCCGCCCCACTGCTGTCACCTTAGAGCACGTCCCCAAGTCCTTGTCCCCCAACAGCACCATCTCCAGTGCCCCCAAGGACTTTGCCATCTTT GGATTTGATGAAGATGCGCAGCAAGAGGGGACACTTCTTGGCCAGTTCACCTACGACCAGGATGGGGAGCCCATTCAGACCTTTTACTTTCAG GACACTAAAATGGCCACATACCAGGTGGTGGAGCTTCGGATCTTGACTAACTGGGGCCACCCCGAGTACACCTGCATCTACCGCTTCCGGGTGCATGGGGAACCCACCCACTAG